ATATTAATTGGCATATATATGACCTGTTATTGccaataatatattttgggtGTTTCCTGGGCTTCAGTTTTATTGGGCTAGGAATGGGTGTACTTTTAAACCCACTTCTGATTAGTCTCTTAGTAAAACCCACTTTTAAACCCACTTCTGACCCACTTCTGACGCCGTCATTTTTcttgagaaggagagagagcaCCACTTCCGTCATTCCAGCCCAATATTTTTAACGGGCCATGGGCTTATTgtaaataatgtatttttctcatttttggttttctttatGGGCACGATTTTAGTGGGCTGAATTTTGATAAAGGCCCACATATGAAagatatttagggttttttctcTTGATACCTTTTAAAACGCCGTCGAGAAATCTCCCTCTAGGGTTTCTTTGATCAAACCAGAGAGCCGTCAGGGAGAGCAAAACAAAGatcggagaagatgaagacgaTTCTTTCTTCCGAAACGATGGACATCCCCGACAGTGTTACCATCAAGGTTCACGCTAAAGTGATCGAAGTCGAAGGACCTCGCGGGAAGCTTGTTCGCGATTTCAAGCATCTCAACCTCGATTTCCAGCTGATCAAGGATCCAGAGActggaaagaagaagcttaagaTCGATTCGTGGTTTGGAACACGCAAAACCAGCGCCTCCATCAGAACCGCTCTTAGCCACGTCGATAACTTGATCTCCGGTGTTACCAGAGGTTTCCGTTACAAGATGAGGTTCGTGTACGCCCATTTTCCCATCAACGCCTCCATCGGCGGTGACGGAAAGTCTATCGAGATCCGTAACTTCCTTGGCGAGAAGAAGGtttgttttatcttcttcatctctgatTTGATTCTCATAGATTCGTGTAGATCTCGGAATGAAATAGACTGACACTAGATTCAACTTTATGATTGGACGATGATGATTGATTTCTGAGTTTGCGAGCACTGAACTTACATAGAAATGTGTTTATTGGAATAATAGGTGAGGAAGGTAGAGATGTTGGATGGTGTAACCATTGTTCGATCTGAGAAGGTGAAGGATGAGATTGTTCTTGACGGTAACGATATCGAGCTTGTTTCAAGGTCGTGCGCTCTGATCAACCAGGTACTCCATTCTTTAACTAGTAGATatcacaattttgttttaatgatCTGAAGATATCACAATTCTCTCATAGTCTACTATATCCACAACAACTTGAAATTAATCTTGGGTCGAAAAGATAGAGCCGTTGTGTAGTATAGGAGACGtagatttcttttgttttggttgatgTTTGAGTTTGGGATCACATTTTGCATAGTGAAATCGAACTGATTCATCTATAACTGATTTAATGCGCTCTGGTCAACCaatattttattggttaaaatGTGTTTCTCATAGTCTTGTACAATATCAACTAGGAATATTCTGAGCTAACTTGGCCGAGTTTGCATATTGTTGTATGAAGGAAAGCATAAGCGATTGTGTTTAAAAATGATTCTTTGTTGACAATTTAACTTTGTTGTCATATATTTCATAGTTGAACTGACTTGATTCTTTATGTTTTACTGTCTTATGTAACTGCTATGGTTTGCATTATTGTGCAGAAATGTcacgtgaagaagaaggatatcAGGAAGTTCCTTGACGGTATCTAT
This sequence is a window from Arabidopsis thaliana chromosome 1 sequence. Protein-coding genes within it:
- a CDS encoding Ribosomal protein L6 family (Ribosomal protein L6 family; FUNCTIONS IN: structural constituent of ribosome, rRNA binding; INVOLVED IN: translation; LOCATED IN: in 7 components; EXPRESSED IN: fruit, cultured cell, leaf; CONTAINS InterPro DOMAIN/s: Ribosomal protein L6 (InterPro:IPR000702), Ribosomal protein L6, alpha-beta domain (InterPro:IPR020040), Ribosomal protein L6, conserved site-2 (InterPro:IPR002359); BEST Arabidopsis thaliana protein match is: Ribosomal protein L6 family (TAIR:AT1G33140.1); Has 1644 Blast hits to 1643 proteins in 495 species: Archae - 312; Bacteria - 169; Metazoa - 422; Fungi - 179; Plants - 339; Viruses - 0; Other Eukaryotes - 223 (source: NCBI BLink).) encodes the protein MKTILSSETMDIPDSVTIKVHAKVIEVEGPRGKLVRDFKHLNLDFQLIKDPETGKKKLKIDSWFGTRKTSASIRTALSHVDNLISGVTRGFRYKMRFVYAHFPINASIGGDGKSIEIRNFLGEKKVRKVEMLDGVTIVRSEKVKDEIVLDGNDIELVSRSCALINQKCHVKKKDIRKFLDGIYVSEKSKIVEEE